A genomic segment from Corylus avellana chromosome ca5, CavTom2PMs-1.0 encodes:
- the LOC132182622 gene encoding succinate dehydrogenase assembly factor 1, mitochondrial — protein MGASTGPRLSGMQKQVLGLYREFLRAARSKSAEDRRKIESFVSAEFRRNSKQVDRKNFIYIEYLLRLGKKQLAQLQSPDTVRLSSLDISVSETINHKP, from the coding sequence ATGGGAGCCTCCACCGGTCCAAGGCTTTCTGGAATGCAGAAGCAAGTACTTGGTCTATACAGAGAGTTTTTGCGAGCAGCTCGTTCCAAATCTGCTGAAGATCGACGTAAGATTGAATCATTTGTGTCGGCAGAGTTCCGCCGGAATTCCAAGCAAGTAGACCGCAAAAATTTCATCTACATCGAGTACTTGCTTCGCCTTGGTAAGAAACAGCTTGCGCAGCTCCAAAGCCCTGATACTGTTAGGTTGTCATCGTTGGACATCAGTGTCTCTGAAACCATTAATCATAAGCCTTGA
- the LOC132183283 gene encoding uncharacterized protein LOC132183283, with protein MEYWSPQDAMKAYLHTLRLCKIHNYKDCNGGSSNLIEPKYFEFISALAAGKRARLMVEITSDGITPLTIALAVAAKQTGGRFVCILPEDCVEKNRAGLMGNGDDLEDMVEFVYGNPCKVIKQYVHIDFAVIDCKVNADHQKLFKSMKLNPSGSIVVVNNLHHRRERISFPEVVKGRIGGVKSVTLPIGQGMELTRIGSGGKRERRRYNRFHVTFEN; from the exons ATGGAGTACTGGTCTCCTCAAGATGCCATGAAAGCTTACCTACACACTCTTCGGCTG TGCAAAATCCACAACTACAAGGATTGTAATGGTGGAAGCTCAAACTTGATTGAACCCAAATACTTCGAGTTTATATCAGCTTTGGCAGCTGGAAAGAGAGCTAGATTAATGGTGGAAATCACCTCAGATGGCATAACTCCATTAACAATAGCACTAGCTGTTGCTGCAAAGCAGACAGGTGGGCGATTCGTCTGTATTCTTCCTGAAGATTGCGTAGAGAAAAATAGAGCTGGGCTTATGGGAAATGGTGATGATCTTGAAGACATGGTCGAATTTGTGTATGGAAATCCCTGTAAAGTGATCAAGCAATATGTGCATATTGATTTTGCAGTGATTGACTGCAAGGTTAATGCAGATCACCAGAAGTTGTTCAAGTCTATGAAGCTTAATCCAAGTGGGTCTATAGTGGTGGTGAATAATCTTCACCATAGAAGGGAGAGAATATCATTTCCTGAAGTTGTCAAGGGAAGGATTGGTGGAGTTAAATCTGTCACTCTTCCTATAGGACAAGGAATGGAGTTAACAAGAATTGGATCAGGTGGTAAGCGAGAGAGAAGGAGATACAATAGATTTCATGTAACATTTgagaattaa
- the LOC132180312 gene encoding uncharacterized protein LOC132180312, whose product MEYWSPQDAMKAYLHTLQLCKIHNYKDCNGGNSNLIEPKYFEFISALAAGKRARLMVEITSDGITPLTIALAVAAKQTGGRFVCILPEDCVEKNRAGLMGNDDDLEDMVEFVYGNPCKVIKQYVHIDFAVIDCKVNADHQKLFKSMKLNPSGSIVVVNNLHHRRERISFPEVVKGRIGGVKSATLPIGQGMELTRIGSGGKRERRRYNRFHVTFEN is encoded by the exons ATGGAGTACTGGTCTCCTCAAGATGCCATGAAAGCTTACCTACACACTCTTCAGCTG TGCAAAATCCACAACTACAAGGATTGTAATGGTGGAAACTCAAACTTGATTGAACCCAAATACTTCGAGTTTATATCAGCTTTGGCAGCTGGAAAGAGAGCTAGATTAATGGTGGAAATCACCTCAGATGGCATAACTCCATTAACAATAGCACTAGCTGTTGCTGCAAAGCAGACAGGTGGGCGATTCGTCTGTATTCTTCCTGAAGATTGCGTAGAGAAAAATAGAGCTGGGCTTATGGGAAATGATGATGATCTTGAAGACATGGTCGAATTTGTGTATGGAAATCCTTGTAAAGTGATCAAGCAATATGTGCATATTGATTTTGCAGTGATTGACTGCAAGGTTAATGCAGATCACCAGAAGTTGTTCAAGTCTATGAAGCTTAATCCAAGTGGGTCTATAGTGGTGGTGAATAATCTTCACCATAGAAGGGAGAGAATATCATTTCCTGAAGTTGTCAAGGGAAGGATTGGTGGAGTTAAATCTGCCACTCTTCCTATAGGACAAGGAATGGAGTTAACAAGAATTGGATCAGGTGGTAAGCGAGAGAGAAGGAGATACAATAGATTTCATGTAACATTTgagaattaa
- the LOC132183406 gene encoding uncharacterized protein LOC132183406 yields MRSLLTLRPPPPPCLFSFSPSSPSSSSFLFSFRPNKRFHFFTPCSSLKQTKKQKNSTAPSTAPQSLRWFFSNTKSEEEGGGGGGGGDKKGKDDEEEGGLELEGDTAFKGTILAGVLLVGVVGGFAAVGYVYKDPINAFLNQFSTFIEGYGPAGYALFVAVYAGLEILAIPAIPLTLSAGLLFGSLIGTIIVSISGTMAASVAFLIARYFARERILKLVKGNKKFLAIDKAIGENSFRVVTLLRLSPLLPFSLGNYLYGLTSVKFVPYVLGSWLGMLPGTWAYVSAGAFGRAIIQEESEIGLPGGNGQLLTLGLGLLATAIAAAYVTRLAKDAVKDIE; encoded by the exons ATGCGTTCCCTCCTCACTCTCAGGCCACCACCGCCCCCATGCCTCTTCAGCTTTTCTCCttcctctccttcttcttcttcattccTCTTCAGCTTCAGACCCAACAAGCGCTTCCACTTCTTCACTCCCTGCTCTTCTTTGAAACAGACCAAGAAGCAGAAGAATAGCACCGCTCCTAGTACTGCTCCACAGAGCCTGAGGTGGTTCTTTAGCAATACCAAGAGCGAAGAAGAAGGCGGcggtggaggaggaggtggtgataagaaaggaaaagatgaTGAGGAGGAGGGTGGGTTGGAGTTGGAGGGCGACACTGCGTTTAAGGGTACCATTTTGGCTGGTGTGTTGCTGGTGGGTGTGGTTGGTGGGTTTGCCGCTGTTGGGTATGTCTACAAGGACCCGATCAATGCGTTCCTTAACCAATTTTCGACTTTCATCGAag GTTATGGCCCGGCTGGATATGCTTTATTTGTAGCAGTTTATGCAGGATTGGAG ATACTTGCGATTCCAGCCATTCCTTTGACCTTGTCAGCTGGTCTTCTTTTTGGCTCTCTTATTGGCACTATTATTGTCTCTATCAGTGGAACT ATGGCAGCCAGTGTGGCCTTTTTAATTGCTAGATATTTTGCTCGTGAGCGAATTCTTAAACTCGTTAAAGGAAACAAGAAATTTCTAGCAATTGACAAAGCAATTGGGGAAAATAGCTTCAGAGTTGTTACCCTCCTTCGTTTGAGCCCTCTACTTCCATTTTCTTTGGGGAATTATTTATATGGATTGACATCCGTGAAGTTTGTACCATACGTTTTGGGAAG TTGGTTGGGGATGCTTCCAGGAACATGGGCTTATGTGAGTGCTGGTGCATTTGGGCGAGCCATTATT CAAGAAGAATCTGAGATTGGTTTACCTGGAGGAAACGGTCAGCTACTTACACTTGGGCTGGGACTGTTGGCCACAGCAATTGCTGCAGCTTATGTGACTCGGCTTGCAAAG GATGCTGTAAAAGATATTGAGTAG
- the LOC132182299 gene encoding uncharacterized protein LOC132182299 — protein MSMADSSEPPSKRLLFDRRYGWVIDEWKDPSKEALAGGRGMFCILPLTKALTKTVSQSISLAASSAVKAMERTELLLPQVVQDGLNNRLHKFMSSLQNPEFNRFNLKGNLQSHATSHSSHLHIESSESQIA, from the exons ATGTCCATGGCAGACTCCTCCGAACCACCCTCCAAACGTCTTCTTTTCGATCGTCGTTACGGTTGGGT AATTGATGAGTGGAAAGACCCATCAAAAGAAGCTCTAGCCGGAGGCCGAGGAAT GTTTTGCATACTGCCTCTAACAAAAGCTTTGACGAAGACGGTTTCTCAGTCG ATTAGTCTTGCAGCGAGCTCTGCAGTGAAAGCTATGGAAAGGACAGAGCTGCTATTACCTCAGGTAGTGCAAGATGGTCTGAATAATCGGCTTCACAAGTTCATGTCCTCGTTACAGAATCCAGAATTCAACCGTTTCAACCTCAAAGGAAATTTGCAATCACATGCTACCAGTCACTCTTCTCATCTACATATAGAAAGCAGCGAATCACAAATTGCTTGA
- the LOC132182050 gene encoding protein PARTING DANCERS → MANFETRYRDPTAQNPSKLTNSGCGGVCMMRTTWRNEQHPSFINFVSSFLSANSFRLNFVPIAPDFIFNCGGLSVAFVFVTNLDSKFISPVFSRVKKLKGQFANLYVVVILSTKEQYDLFVRSYFKYGMELGKPTFVPVQGLEMGFEKIVKIALSRGLCKQTDVIAKLKAERKRSVQGMDAFLRVVTSIPSIDNHDANALHQAIGSVEAIAKASKEYILENTDLSADKAETISRFFRDPKFYLCPKFNTS, encoded by the exons ATGGCGAATTTTGAAACAAGATACAGAGATCCGACGGCTCAAAATCCATCAAAGCTTACCAACTCAG GTTGTGGTGGGGTTTGTATGATGCGCACCACATGGAGAAATGAACAACACCCATCTTTCATAAATTTTGTCTCCTCCTTCCTCAGTGCAAATTCTTTCCGCCTGAATTTTGTCCCAATCGCCCCG GATTTCATCTTCAATTGTGGGGGTTTGTCAGTGGCATTCGTGTTTGTGACAAACTTGGATTCCAAATTCATCTCACCAGTGTTCAGCAG AGTTAAGAAACTGAAGGGGCAATTTGCAAATCTCTATGTTGTTGTCATCCTATCAACCAAGGAACAATATGATTTGTTTGTTCGCTCTTACTTCAA ATACGGCATGGAGCTTGGTAAGCCAACCTTTGTGCCTGTGCAAGGCTTGGAGATGGGCTTTGAGAAGATTGTCAAGATAGCTCTCTCTCGTGGGT TGTGCAAACAAACGGATGTCATAGCAAAATTGAAAGCTGAG AGGAAACGCTCAGTGCAGGGAATGGACGCTTTCCTTAGAGTTGTCACATCCATACCAAGCATTGACAATCATGATGCGAATGCG CTTCATCAAGCGATTGGTTCGGTTGAAGCAATTGCAAAGGCATCGAAGGAGTACATTCTGGAAAACACCGACCTTTCAGCTGATAAGGCAGAAACAATTTCTAGGTTTTTCAGAGATCCAAAGTTTTACCTCTGCCCCAAGTTCAATACATCATAG
- the LOC132181324 gene encoding bifunctional aspartokinase/homoserine dehydrogenase 1, chloroplastic-like, with translation MASLSAAISHSPHILSPKSLPHHAKPKKICQSQCRALPLPRRSPICRMSFVSRWESRGTSNTHIFTSVRDVLLDESAEKVQLPKGDTWSVHKFGGTCVGSSERIKNVADIIVNDDSERKLVVVSAMSKVTDMMYDLIDKAQSRDESYISALDAVLEKHKSTALDLLDGDDLASFLSRLHHDISNLKAMLRAIYIAGHTTESFVDFVVGHGELWSAQMLSSVVRKNGVDCNWMDTREVLIVNPTSTDQVDPDYVESDKRLEKWYSQNPSKIIIATGFIASTLQNIPTTLKRDGSDFSAAIMGALFRAGQVTIWTDVDGVYSADPRKVSEAVILRTLSYQEAWEMSYFGANVLHPRTIIPVMQYSIPIIIRNIFNLSAPGTKICHPLFNDKEGAPNVESLVKGFATIDNLALVNVEGTGMAGVPGTAHAIFGAVKDVGANVIMISQASSEHSVCFAVPEKEVKAVAEALKSRFRQALDAGRLSQVAVIPNCSILAAVGQKMASTPGVSATLFNALAKANINVRAIAQGCSEYNITVVVKREDCIKALRAVHSRFYLSRTTIAMGIIGPGLIGSTLLEQLSDQAAVLKEEFNIDLRVMGITGSRTMLLSDVGIELSRWRELQKEKGEVADLEKFTQHVHGNHFIPNTVLVDCTADSVVASHYYDWLRKGIHVITPNKKANSGPLDQYLKLRALQRQSYTHYFYEATVGAGLPIISTLRGLLETGDKILRIEGIFSGTLSYIFNNFIGKRAFSEVVAEAKQAGYTEPDPRDDLSGTDVARKVIILARESGLKLELSDIPVQNLVPEPLRASASAEEFLQQLPQYDQDMTNNRQVAEDAGEVLRYVGVVDVVNQKGLVKLQRYKKDHPFAQLSGSDNIIAFTTTRYKSQPLIVRGPGAGAEVTAGGIFSDVLRLASYLGAPS, from the exons CAG aATGAGTTTTGTTTCTCGGTGGGAAAGCAGAGGGACATCAAATACCCACATTTTTACTTCAGTTAGAG ATGTTTTACTGGATGAATCTGCGGAAAAGGTACAGCTCCCCAAAGGTGACACATGGTCTGTTCATAAATTTGGTGGTACCTGCGTAGGAAGCTCTGAAAGAATTAAAAATGTAGCGGATATTATTGTTAACGATGATTCAGAAAGGAAGTTAGTGGTTGTCTCTGCAATGTCAAAAGTCACAGATATGATGTATGACCTCATTGACAAAGCTCAATCACGGGATGAGTCCTATATATCTGCATTGGATGCTGTCTTAGAGAAGCACAAATCAACTGCACTTGACCTACTAGATGGGGATGATCTTGCTAGTTTCTTATCACGGTTGCATCATGACATCAGTAACCTTAAAGCAATGCTTCGTGCGATATATATAG CTGGTCATACAACAGAATCTTTTGTGGATTTTGTTGTAGGACATGGAGAACTATGGTCTGCTCAGATGTTGTCATCTGTTGTTAGAAAG AATGGAGTGGACTGCAACTGGATGGATACAAGGGAAGTCCTTATTGTAAATCCTACTAGTACTGATCAAGTTGATCCTGACTACGTAGAATCTGACAAAAGACTCGAGAAATGGTATTCCCAAAATCCGTCTAAGATAATCATTGCAACTGGTTTTATTGCTAGCACATTGCAAAACATTCCTACTACCTTGAAGAGAGATGGAAGTGACTTCTCTGCAGCTATCATGGGTGCTCTATTCAGGGCTGGTCAAGTCACAATTTGGACAGACGTTGATGGTGTTTACAGTGCAGATCCCAGAAAAG TTAGTGAGGCAGTGATTCTGAGGACACTATCTTATCAAGAGGCCTGGGAAATG TCATATTTTGGGGCAAATGTATTACACCCTCGCACCATAATTCCAGTGATGCAATATAGCATTCCAATTATAATAAGGAATATTTTCAACCTCTCTGCTCCTGGAACGAAGATTTGCCACCCTTTATTCAATGACAAAGAAGGCGCCCCAAATGTGGAGTCTCTTGTCAAAGGATTTGCAACGATAGACAACTTGGCCCTTGTAAATGTTGAGGG AACTGGAATGGCTGGTGTTCCAGGTACAGCTCATGCTATTTTTGGTGCTGTAAAAGATGTGGGAGCCAATGTTATTATGATATCTCAG GCTAGTAGCGAGCATTCTGTGTGCTTTGCTGTGCCTGAGAAGGAAGTAAAAGCTGTTGCTGAGGCATTAAAGTCTAGATTTCGTCAAGCTTTGGATGCTGGGCGTCTATCTCAG GTTGCAGTCATCCCAAACTGTAGCATTTTGGCAGCTGTTGGCCAGAAAATGGCAAGTACTCCTGGTGTTAGCGCCACCCTTTTCAATGCACTGGCGAAG GCAAACATTAATGTTCGTGCTATAGCTCAAGGTTGTTCTGAGTACAACATTACTGTAGTAGTCAAGCGAGAAGATTGTATAAAGGCCCTAAGAGCTGTCCACTCTAGATTTTATCTTTCAAGAACCACCATAGCAATGGGCATTATTGGACCTGGATTGATTGGTAGCACATTACTTGAGCAGCTAAGTGATCAg GCAGCAGTCCTTAAGGAAGAATTTAATATTGATCTGCGTGTTATGGGAATCACTGGCTCAAGGACAATGCTTTTGAGTGATGT GGGTATTGAACTATCTAGATGGAGAGAACttcaaaaggaaaaaggagAAGTGGCTGATTTGGAGAAATTCACTCAACATGTGCATGGGAATCATTTTATTCCAAATACTGTTTTGGTAGACTGCACAGCTGACTCTGTCGTTGCGAGTCATTATTATGATTGGTTGAGGAAAGGAATTCACGTAATTACCCCTAATAAAAAGGCGAATTCAGGACCACTTGATCAG TACTTGAAGCTGAGAGCTCTTCAACGGCAATCCTATACACATTACTTCTATGAGGCTACTGTTGGAGCTGGTCTTCCAATCATTAGCACTTTACGAGGTCTTCTAGAAACTGGGGACAAAATATTGCGCATTGAAGGCATCTTCAG TGGGACTTTGAGTTACATCTTCAACAACTTTATTGGTAAACGAGCTTTCAGTGAGGTGGTGGCTGAAGCAAAACAAGCCGGTTATACCGAGCCAGATCCAAGGGATGATCTGTCTGGAACAGATGTTGCTAGAAAG GTGATAATCCTTGCTAGGGAGTCTGGTTTAAAGCTAGAACTATCTGATATTCCCGTTCAAAACCTTGTGCCTGAACCATTAAGA GCTAGTGCTTCAGCTGAGGAATTTTTGCAACAACTGCCACAGTACGATCAGGACATGACCAACAATCGACAGGTTGCCGAGGATGCAGGGGAA GTCTTGAGATACGTCGGGGTTGTGGATGTGGTTAATCAGAAAGGTCTAGTGAAGCTGCAAAGATACAAGAAAGATCATCCATTTGCACAACTCTCTGGATCAGATAACATTATTGCTTTTACCACAACAAGATACAAAAGCCAGCCTTTGATAGTCCGAGGACCGGGTGCCGGGGCTGAAGTCACGGCTGGTGGAATATTCAGCGACGTATTGCGGCTTGCCTCTTACCTTGGTGCTCCATCGTAG